From Nematostella vectensis chromosome 14, jaNemVect1.1, whole genome shotgun sequence, a single genomic window includes:
- the LOC116602242 gene encoding uncharacterized protein LOC116602242, giving the protein MRGERPSPFGRISEESSSVITSSCCSDCSFVSSDVSVLSLSRDTSYADIHNDADSEGTLREPRRRVVYPLSITYRLNSLLGGPCRLIPRSWLSRLLLLPMWVPMVYVWVMCACALLPICSTVQATKRAIINCCGTVERHTTLPPIVTAIWFGPCEGFVRFTRTVGRSFQALPLWFYCRLEDIASYLFGVRQQRGTCDSRVREHGLSPPPPPWQLTIPSLAIRLQLMFDSITEIQVLFGGLVLT; this is encoded by the exons ATGAGAGGTGAACGACCGAGCCCATTCGGGCGGATTTCGGAAGAGAGTTCGAGTGTGATAACAAGCTCGTGTTGCAGCGATTGCTCATTTGTCAGTTCCGACGTGTCGGTCCTCTCCTTGTCACGTGATACATCATATGCAGACATTCACAACGACGCGGACAGTGAAG GTACCCTTCGCGAGCCTCGCCGCCGTGTGGTCTACCCCCTTTCGATAACGTACCGCCTGAACTCCTTGCTAGGGGGCCCATGCAGACTCATCCCGCGGAGCTGGCTTTCGAGGCTCCTGCTCTTGCCCATGTGGGTGCCAATGGTTTATGTATGGGTCATGTGCGCATGCGCCCTTTTACCAATTTGCAGCACTGTGCAAGCCACTAAGAG AGCCATAATCAATTGTTGTGGCACGGTTGAACGTCACACGACGTTGCCACCAATCGTAACGGCCATTTGGTTTGGCCCATGTGAGGGGTTTGTCCGATTCACCCGGACAGTTGGCCGCTCTTTTCAAGCCCTTCCTTTGTGGTTCTACTGCCGACTGGAAGACATTGCAAGTTATTTGTTCGGCGTCAGACAGCAGAGAGGCACTTGTGATTCACGG GTGCGAGAGCATGGactctccccaccccctcccccatggcAACTAACCATCCCCTCCTTGGCAATCAGGCTTCAGCTGATGTTTGATTCCATTACGGAGATCCAGGTGCTCTTTGGCGGACTGGTACTGACGTGA